The following proteins are co-located in the Ensifer sp. WSM1721 genome:
- a CDS encoding pyridoxal phosphate-dependent aminotransferase, producing MSAFSRFTPLIQSLPATIPFVGPEAIERQRGRKIAARIGANESGFGPARSVLLAIEQAAGETWKYADPENHDLKQALAAQLGTDAANIAVGEGIDSLLGQIVRLVVEPGTPVVTSLGAYPTFNYHVAGHGGRLVTTPYVEDREDLEGLLAAAKRENAPLVYFANPDNPMGSWWPADHVIDFANALPETTLLVLDEAYCETAQPEALPSIASLIDKPNVIRTRTFSKAYGLAGARVGYALTTAGTAQAFDKIRNHFGMNRISVAAAIAALADQDYLNEVMLKISQARERIASIARDNGLEPLASATNFVAVDCGRDAAYARAIVDRLMSDHGIFIRMPGVAPLNRCIRVSTGPDTEMDLFAHALPDVLKSLAAAY from the coding sequence ATGTCCGCATTCTCACGCTTCACGCCGCTCATCCAATCCCTGCCGGCCACCATTCCCTTCGTCGGGCCCGAGGCCATCGAGCGCCAGCGCGGCCGCAAGATCGCCGCGCGCATCGGCGCCAATGAGAGCGGATTCGGGCCGGCCAGGTCGGTATTGCTCGCCATCGAGCAGGCGGCCGGGGAAACCTGGAAATATGCCGACCCCGAGAATCACGATCTGAAGCAGGCGCTTGCCGCACAGCTCGGCACCGATGCCGCCAATATTGCGGTCGGTGAAGGAATCGACAGTCTGCTCGGGCAGATCGTGCGTCTTGTCGTCGAGCCGGGCACGCCGGTGGTGACTTCGCTCGGGGCCTATCCGACCTTCAACTATCATGTCGCGGGCCACGGCGGACGGCTGGTGACGACACCCTATGTCGAAGACCGCGAAGATCTCGAGGGGCTACTCGCCGCCGCGAAGCGCGAGAACGCCCCGCTCGTCTATTTCGCCAATCCCGACAATCCGATGGGAAGCTGGTGGCCGGCCGACCATGTGATCGACTTTGCGAACGCCCTGCCCGAAACGACGCTCCTCGTTCTCGACGAGGCCTATTGTGAAACGGCACAGCCGGAGGCGCTGCCGTCGATCGCGAGCCTTATCGACAAGCCCAACGTCATACGCACGCGCACCTTTTCGAAAGCCTATGGCCTCGCGGGCGCGCGCGTCGGTTACGCATTGACCACAGCCGGAACAGCCCAGGCGTTCGACAAGATCCGCAATCATTTCGGAATGAACCGTATCAGTGTCGCGGCCGCGATCGCCGCGCTCGCCGATCAGGACTATCTCAATGAGGTGATGCTCAAGATCTCCCAGGCACGGGAAAGAATCGCCTCCATCGCCCGCGATAACGGGCTTGAGCCGCTTGCCTCGGCGACGAATTTCGTGGCTGTCGATTGCGGGCGGGATGCGGCCTATGCGCGTGCAATCGTCGACCGGCTGATGAGCGACCACGGGATCTTCATCCGCATGCCCGGCGTCGCGCCTCTCAACCGCTGCATCCGGGTGAGCACCGGCCCCGATACCGAGATGGACCTGTTTGCTCACGCGCTACCTGATGTGCTCAAGAGTTTGGCGGCAGCCTATTGA
- a CDS encoding lysylphosphatidylglycerol synthase domain-containing protein: MNSNWQSGRRPWLARNRMALISAAAIAAYGIFVEWVWGWLALLRQWAEIGLTPILSALALLVATYFIRCYRIQDYFPGETGGRFLTLFRVTQVHNLLNIMLPFRAGETSFPLLMRSEFGVPLMRGTSALLVMRLLDLHALLMVAAIGLVIDRDYRAIDWLLWLLAFLAPLAFFLLKEPAVAMMRRLAPEKFRSLVDEVEAGLPDGISAFLRAWTMTVLNWAVKVAVLAWVLAIMGVAPIAASFGGALGGELSSVLPVHAPAGVGTYAAAIVAGAVSFGATADHATLELLGRASVNAHLLVIVSAVAGTFLSLVLKPKT, encoded by the coding sequence ATGAATTCAAACTGGCAGTCTGGCCGGCGGCCATGGCTCGCACGCAACCGCATGGCGCTGATCTCCGCGGCGGCAATAGCGGCTTATGGCATCTTCGTCGAGTGGGTCTGGGGCTGGTTGGCCTTGCTCAGGCAATGGGCTGAGATCGGCCTTACGCCCATCCTCTCCGCCCTCGCTCTCCTCGTCGCCACCTATTTCATCCGATGCTATCGCATCCAGGACTACTTTCCGGGCGAGACCGGAGGCCGGTTCCTCACGCTTTTCCGGGTGACGCAGGTTCACAACCTGCTCAACATCATGCTGCCGTTCAGAGCCGGCGAGACGAGTTTCCCGCTGCTCATGCGCAGCGAATTCGGCGTTCCATTGATGCGCGGCACGTCGGCGCTGCTCGTCATGCGGCTCCTCGACCTGCATGCGCTGCTCATGGTCGCAGCGATAGGGCTGGTCATCGACCGGGATTATCGGGCGATCGACTGGTTGCTCTGGCTGCTTGCGTTCCTCGCACCGCTTGCATTCTTTCTGTTGAAGGAGCCGGCGGTTGCAATGATGCGCAGATTGGCGCCGGAGAAATTCCGGTCCCTTGTCGACGAGGTCGAGGCGGGCCTGCCGGACGGCATCAGCGCCTTCCTACGCGCCTGGACGATGACGGTGCTGAACTGGGCGGTCAAGGTCGCGGTGCTAGCCTGGGTGCTCGCCATCATGGGCGTGGCTCCGATCGCCGCCTCATTCGGCGGCGCGCTTGGCGGCGAATTGTCCTCTGTTCTGCCGGTGCATGCGCCGGCGGGTGTCGGCACCTATGCGGCGGCGATCGTCGCCGGCGCGGTCTCCTTCGGCGCGACGGCCGACCATGCGACGCTTGAATTGCTGGGCCGCGCCAGCGTCAACGCCCATCTGCTCGTCATCGTGTCGGCTGTCGCCGGCACGTTTCTGTCGCTGGTGCTGAAACCGAAGACGTGA
- a CDS encoding DUF2147 domain-containing protein, with the protein MIRTLFFTAALAFAVTGAVHAAEPIVGDWKTASGATAEIAPCGGAFCITLKTGKHAGKRIGSLSGMGGSYSGEITDPESDKTYSGSGSVSGNSLRMKGCVLKVLCKSQTWTRL; encoded by the coding sequence ATGATTCGTACATTGTTCTTCACCGCGGCGCTCGCCTTCGCCGTAACGGGTGCTGTCCACGCGGCCGAGCCGATTGTCGGCGACTGGAAGACAGCAAGCGGCGCAACGGCCGAGATCGCCCCCTGCGGCGGGGCGTTCTGCATCACCCTGAAGACGGGCAAACATGCGGGCAAGCGCATCGGTTCCCTTTCCGGAATGGGCGGCAGCTACAGCGGCGAGATAACCGATCCCGAAAGCGACAAGACCTATAGCGGCTCCGGCTCCGTCAGCGGCAATTCACTGAGGATGAAAGGCTGTGTGCTGAAGGTGCTTTGCAAGTCGCAGACCTGGACGCGGCTGTAA
- a CDS encoding YnfA family protein translates to MPAFALYFLAALAEITGCFAFWAWLRLGKSALWLFPGMGSLALFAWLLTMIDTAAAGRAYAAYGGVYIATSLAWLWLAEGVRPDRWDVAAGSAIILAGPR, encoded by the coding sequence ATGCCCGCATTCGCCCTTTATTTCCTCGCTGCCCTTGCCGAGATCACCGGCTGCTTCGCCTTCTGGGCATGGCTCAGACTCGGCAAATCGGCCTTGTGGCTCTTTCCCGGCATGGGTTCGCTCGCCCTTTTCGCCTGGCTGCTGACGATGATCGACACGGCTGCCGCGGGTCGCGCCTATGCTGCTTATGGCGGCGTCTATATCGCCACGTCGCTGGCCTGGCTGTGGCTCGCCGAGGGTGTTCGGCCGGATCGGTGGGACGTGGCCGCAGGCAGCGCAATCATCCTCGCCGGACCCCGTTGA
- a CDS encoding glutathione S-transferase N-terminal domain-containing protein has product MTAPIELYYWPTPNGWKITIMLEELGVPYVVKYINIGRGDQFAPDFLKISPNNRMPAIIDPEGPGGEPISVFESGAILQYLGRKYGKFYPSEERARVDVEQWLFWQVGGLGPMAGQAHHFRQYAPERIAYGVERYTNEVNRLYGVMNRQLVDRPFVAGDYSIADMAAIGWVIPHENQGQDLNEFPNLKRWFETILARPAVKKAIEVGKEERARQKSLAEDEEAKKILFGQRAR; this is encoded by the coding sequence ATGACCGCTCCCATCGAACTTTACTACTGGCCGACGCCGAACGGCTGGAAGATCACCATCATGCTGGAGGAGCTCGGCGTTCCCTACGTCGTGAAATACATCAACATCGGGCGCGGAGATCAGTTCGCACCGGACTTCCTGAAGATCTCACCCAACAACCGCATGCCGGCGATCATCGACCCTGAAGGTCCCGGCGGCGAACCTATTTCCGTGTTCGAATCAGGAGCGATCCTGCAATATCTCGGCCGCAAATACGGAAAGTTCTATCCCTCCGAGGAGCGCGCCCGCGTCGACGTCGAGCAATGGCTCTTCTGGCAGGTGGGCGGTCTTGGCCCCATGGCCGGGCAGGCCCACCATTTCCGCCAATACGCCCCGGAGAGGATTGCCTACGGCGTCGAACGCTACACCAATGAGGTGAACCGCCTTTACGGCGTGATGAACAGGCAGCTCGTCGACCGGCCGTTCGTCGCCGGTGATTACTCCATCGCCGATATGGCCGCGATCGGCTGGGTGATTCCGCACGAGAATCAGGGCCAGGACCTGAACGAATTCCCGAACCTGAAGCGCTGGTTCGAGACGATCCTCGCGCGACCGGCGGTCAAGAAGGCGATCGAGGTGGGCAAGGAAGAAAGGGCTCGCCAGAAGAGCCTCGCCGAAGACGAGGAAGCCAAGAAGATCCTCTTCGGCCAGAGGGCGCGCTAG
- a CDS encoding sel1 repeat family protein, whose translation MAGFDINIVSHDAMAGENRAEVLCEMGLAYATGRGRPIDLVAAHKWLNIAAIKGSDRAAGLRADLAASMSKTDLAAALRAAREWMTMH comes from the coding sequence ATGGCAGGTTTTGACATTAATATTGTTTCGCATGATGCGATGGCGGGCGAGAATCGCGCCGAAGTTCTTTGCGAAATGGGTCTCGCCTATGCGACGGGTCGCGGCCGGCCCATAGATCTCGTGGCCGCACACAAATGGCTGAACATCGCCGCCATCAAGGGCTCGGACCGCGCGGCCGGCCTTCGCGCCGACCTTGCTGCGAGTATGAGCAAGACCGATCTTGCCGCCGCGCTGCGAGCTGCACGCGAATGGATGACGATGCACTGA
- a CDS encoding AMP nucleosidase has product MNKRISSNSVLSTATPEPLEPQFFDDPAEAVDCLEALYERNTRFLRQAFEGLGKSGKPLTRFRACYPQVSIETSSFGHVDSRLSFGYVSAPGVYTTTITRPKLFRHYLKEQLGHLMRNHGVGVTVSESSTPIPLHFAFGEGAHVEASAAESIDIPLRDLFDAPDLTTTDDEIANGSYEPGPGEPSPLAPFTAQRIDYSLARLSHYTATSAAHFQNFVLFTNYQFYVDEFCAWARQQMAEGGNGYTAFVEPGNIVTPAGADKPDADYSLARLPQMPAYHLKKKGHGGITLVNIGVGPSNAKTITDHIAVLRPHVWLMLGHCAGLRNSQRLGDYVLAHAYMREDHVLDDDLPVWIPLPALAEVQVALQDAVAEVTGYNGYDLKRIMRTGTVATIDNRNWELRDQRGPVKRLSQARAIALDMESATIAANGFRFRVPYGTLLCVSDKPLHGELKLPGMASAFYRTQVSQHLKIGILALQKLAAMPPEKLHSRKLRSFYETSFQ; this is encoded by the coding sequence ATGAACAAACGAATCTCTTCAAACTCCGTCCTCTCCACCGCCACTCCCGAGCCCCTTGAGCCGCAGTTCTTCGACGACCCGGCCGAGGCCGTCGACTGCCTCGAGGCGCTCTACGAGCGCAACACCCGCTTCCTTCGCCAGGCCTTCGAGGGGCTCGGCAAGAGCGGCAAACCGCTCACCCGTTTCCGCGCCTGCTATCCACAGGTCAGCATCGAGACGAGCAGCTTCGGGCACGTCGATTCCCGACTCTCGTTCGGCTATGTCAGTGCCCCGGGCGTCTACACGACAACGATCACCCGCCCCAAGCTTTTCCGTCACTATTTGAAGGAGCAGCTCGGCCACCTGATGCGCAACCATGGAGTAGGCGTCACCGTGTCGGAATCCTCGACACCGATCCCGCTCCATTTCGCCTTCGGCGAAGGGGCCCATGTGGAGGCGTCGGCGGCAGAGAGCATCGACATACCGCTGCGCGACCTGTTCGACGCCCCGGACCTGACGACCACCGATGACGAGATCGCCAACGGCTCCTATGAGCCCGGACCCGGCGAGCCGTCGCCGCTCGCTCCCTTCACGGCGCAGCGCATCGACTACTCGCTTGCGCGCCTCAGCCACTATACGGCGACGAGCGCCGCGCATTTTCAGAATTTCGTGCTGTTCACGAACTATCAGTTCTATGTCGACGAGTTCTGCGCCTGGGCGCGCCAGCAGATGGCGGAAGGCGGCAATGGCTACACCGCCTTCGTGGAGCCGGGCAACATCGTCACGCCCGCCGGCGCCGACAAACCGGACGCCGACTATTCGCTGGCCCGATTGCCCCAGATGCCGGCCTATCACCTGAAGAAGAAGGGCCACGGCGGCATCACGCTCGTCAATATCGGCGTCGGCCCCTCCAACGCAAAGACAATCACCGACCACATTGCCGTGCTCAGGCCGCATGTCTGGCTGATGCTTGGTCATTGCGCCGGCCTTCGCAACAGTCAGCGCCTCGGCGACTACGTTCTTGCGCATGCCTATATGCGCGAGGACCATGTGCTTGACGACGACCTGCCGGTCTGGATCCCCCTGCCCGCTCTGGCCGAGGTGCAGGTGGCGCTCCAGGATGCCGTGGCGGAGGTCACCGGCTATAACGGCTATGATCTCAAGCGCATCATGCGCACCGGAACTGTCGCGACGATCGACAACCGCAACTGGGAACTGCGCGATCAGCGCGGACCGGTCAAGCGCCTCTCGCAAGCGCGTGCCATCGCGCTCGACATGGAATCGGCCACCATTGCCGCCAATGGGTTCCGTTTCCGCGTGCCCTACGGGACGCTGCTCTGCGTATCCGACAAGCCGCTGCACGGTGAGTTGAAGCTGCCTGGCATGGCGAGCGCTTTCTACCGCACACAGGTGAGCCAACATCTCAAGATCGGCATCCTGGCGCTGCAGAAGCTGGCGGCAATGCCGCCCGAGAAGCTGCATTCGCGCAAGCTCAGAAGCTTCTACGAGACATCGTTTCAGTAG
- a CDS encoding PilZ domain-containing protein — MSMIMHRAQASSGQPAGKYPHYFIERPCRILVIGQQLKAKTKYHCLLRHISIGGAMLDFNAAIMLPKHFFLEIDGFKEEIGCAAVHRNGTELGVRFNMLLAQDFLRRLIRMQFSSGA; from the coding sequence ATGTCGATGATCATGCATCGCGCGCAAGCAAGTTCCGGCCAACCGGCCGGTAAGTACCCGCATTATTTCATCGAGCGCCCTTGCCGCATCCTCGTCATCGGTCAGCAGTTGAAGGCGAAAACCAAATATCATTGCCTGCTGCGCCACATCTCGATCGGCGGCGCGATGCTCGACTTCAACGCCGCGATCATGCTGCCGAAGCACTTCTTTCTGGAGATCGACGGGTTCAAGGAGGAGATCGGCTGCGCCGCGGTGCACCGCAACGGCACCGAACTCGGGGTACGCTTCAACATGCTGTTGGCGCAGGATTTCCTTCGCCGGCTGATCCGTATGCAGTTTTCCAGCGGCGCTTGA